The Tolypothrix sp. PCC 7712 region AAATTCTAGTGGATAAAAAAATTCCCAAATTGAATACTGTTGGTGCAATTATTTTGATTAGCACCATCATCTTATTTATCTCTAGTACCCTCAGACATGAATTATTTAACTCATCTGGAGATTTAGCATTTTTTGACCAAGGAATTTACTTAATTAGTCAGGGAAAAACACCAGTTTCTTCGATAATTGGTTTTCATGCTTTAGCAGATCATGCTGCTTGGATATTATATTTTTTGGCTTTACTCTACAAAATTTACCCTAGCGTTTATTGGCTGTTTGCAGTCCAATCTTTTGCCTTAGCGTTAGGTGCTTTACCTACATACTTGCTAGCATTGCAAGCAGGTTTAGACAAAACTCAAGCAGTCGTCATGATGGCTGTTTACCTACTATATCCAGTAGTTTATAACAGCAATTTGTGTGATTTTCACCCCGATGTAATTGCTGTTCCTGCACTTTTAACAGCAATTTTCGCTGCTAGAAGCAAAAAAATAATTTGGTTTTGCATTAGTATTATTTTGGTTTTAGGTTGTAAAGCCGTACTTTCCTTGACGGTAGCGGCTATGGGGGTGTGGTTATTCTTTTTTGAAAAGCAGCGATTATATGGTGCGATCGCACTTTTTAACGGTACAGCATGGTTTCTGATTGCGAATGAGTTGATTATCCCGTTTTTTGGTGGTGAAGCAGCATTACTCAACCGTCATCTTTATCGCTATAGCTATTTAGGAAACTCATTTTCGGAAACGATACAAATTTTACTATCCCACCCAGAAGTTATTTTCAAAAATATTTTTTCATCTATCAATTTAGAATACTTAGTGAGTTTAATAGCGCCTATATTATGGGGTTTAAAACCACAATATATGATACCTTTAATAGGTGCAATTCCTTGTATCGCATTGAATATACTTGCCGATCATCCCTCACAGAAAAATTTGGTTTTGCATTACTCCCTAGCAGCATTACCATTTTTAATGGTAGCGATAATTGCCAGCCTTGCAAGTGGTAAAGCCTGGATAAAGCAAAATCGGGTAATTATTATATGGTCTTTAATAGGGTTTTTAGTTCTAGGTAAATGGGGATTATTTACTTCTAGGTATCTCAGAAATGTAGATAATTCGCAAGCCACTAAAAATGCGATCGCTTTAATTAAAACTCCAGATAGCGTTTTCACTACAGATATAATTACGCCACATTTAACCCATAGAGAATTAATTAGCTTTAAATATAATCTCAACGACGTAAATAATTATCACTATATATTGCTGAATCTGCGCCATCCTGGTTGGGCAGCAAGTCCAGAAGATTATCAGAACTTATACAATCAGTTGCAAACTCAGCCGGAATTTAAATTGCAATATCAGCGTGATGATGTGTATTTATTTAGTAAAGAGTAGTTAATTTATGGTGCAATTAGACTAAATCCTTCAGCTTCACCTTTAACTTTACTCTTACTAAGATTTATTTTTTGCATAGCATCTTTATCTAACAGCAAATAAGACTTTTTAGCTAACATTTGTTGTAAAACAGGCAAAGGAGCAGCTGTAACCTTACAATCACTATAAAAATCTACACTAGGACGACCATAAGCAAAAGAAGTGTAAATTTGCGTTCCGGCTGGTACATTTGCCCGAATTAATGCGCCTACTGGTTTGGCGGGGAAAGTTTCATTTAACTCCCAAACCCAAGATTTTGAACTCATTAACAAGGCTAAAACTAAATACATCCCAGCAAATAATACTGGAATAAACTTACAATTCTGCTGTTTAATCAACCATGCTGTCATACCCATAGTGATTGCTAAAACAATACTCATGGTGATTAAACTAGGCTGTGGATCGGCAATTAAAAAGTAAACGCAACCTCCACAACCAACAACAGATAAGGCAGCAAATAATACAGTTAAGGCTTTCACTTTTAACTTATCTTGTTGCCAGATTTCAGTTAAGTTAACACCTATTCCTAAAGCTAAAAAAGGATATATCGGCATTACATACCAAGGTAGTTTTGTTCTCATCAAGGAAATAATCCCTAAATAGACAATTGTGGAAACGAGAATTAAACAACCCCAAGCAGTTTGGCGTTTTTTCCAGCTTAAATATAAACCTCCGGGTAAAAACAATAGCCAGGGAAAACCATATTTGAGAATCTCTAGTAAATAATACCAAGGCGGGCCAGTATTTCCTTCTACTGCTGTTCCCAGCCTATCTAAAGCTTGGGCTTGAAAATGCACTTGTAAGAATGCATCACCATAATGTTGATATTGAGCAACATACCATGCGATCGCAGGTGCATTACCTAACAACATTCCCACCCATAAATAAGGATTTTTTAATAAAATGAATTGCCTATTTACCAGAATAAATAACCCAGCAATTCCTGCCAACACTACTACTAACATTCCCTTAGTAAGAGTAATTAGCCCTAAACAAAAACCCACACCCAAAGCATACTTTTGCTGATGACGCGCCTTGAATAAACAAAACAGCAATAGTAGAAAAAACGAAATTGTCATTCCATCTAACATTGCTAATCTACCGTGACGCACCACAGGAAGCATAGTTAAGTAAACTAAAGCAGAAAACAGCGCTGGTAAACTTTCTAAAAAAACCAAACGCCCCACCATGTAAAGTAAAGGTACTCCCAAGGCTGTTAACAACGCGCCAGGAAACCTAGTAGTAAATTCTTGCACTCCTGCGATGTGGTAGCACAATGCAATTAACCACTGCATTAAAGGTGGTTTTAATAAAAATGGTTCTCCTTGAAGAGTAGGGTAAAGCCAGTTTCCTTTGCGATAAATTTCTCTAGCGACAATCGCATAAGTCCCTTCATCCCAGTCTCGTAGGGGTAAGTTACCCAAAAATATCAGCCACAAAACCAGGGAAGCTGCTAATAAAGCTAATAACCATTCTTTGTCTGTGAATGGGCGCATATTTTAAAAGTGAATTAACGGCAAAAATTTCATAATATTTGTGACTGTTTTTAAAGTCTTTAATTCGGGTACATCTGGTTTAAGTTTTTCTGCGATCGCTAATTTTGGTTCTGCTTGTCTAGGTTGAAAATTATATAAATAAACAAACGCTAAGTAAAGCCATGCATAAGGATTTTTGGCATCATATTTAGTTATTTCTGTTAAATTTTGAATTAATTCTGGAACTTGACGCTGTAAAAGTTGTGATAAAGCTAGAGTATAACGCCAATTGAGGTTATTGGGTTCATTCTGCAAATAATAGTTAGCCGCGAATTCAATTTGATTTAAATAATCTTTGTTAGCATCATATTGGTTAAAATTCCCTATTTGCACAAAGATATTATCTAGCTTACCCTGCTGAAATTCTCCAGCTAATTGCGACATTCGAGAAACTAAATCTAATGCTGGTGATTTTGCTATATTTCCTGTGTCTGTCACATCCACACTAGTGTTAGGAATATTGAAAGGTGTAACTTTGCCATTTCTTCTATCCAAATACAAGGCTGATAGTTGATATTTCCCGATTGGTAGCGTTGTTGGGATAAATGTAGATAGATTTTCCGTGACTTGAAAACTACCTTGAGGATGGCATTTTAGCCCACAATATAAATTACCTAAGGCAATGGCATGATCGTGATACCAAGCTGATTGTTCATTTTGCCATTTTAAAAGTAATAAGCCATTTTGCAAATCATCCCATGAACCTGTTATTTGATAAGTAATAGGATTATTTTTACCCACAATTAACTGATTAGCTGCTATTACTTGCTTTAAACTAATGGCAGCATTACTCTCATTTAATTTTTCAACCACTACAGCCGGATTTACGCGCTGATATATTCGTAATTGATCAGCATTAGGCAATCCCCATTCACCCTGTAATTTTAAATCAGGAGAGGACTCAACTAAAGATTTTAATTTGCGTTTAGTTTCCCCTCTTTCACCAGGTTCATCTGGTTCATGATCTCTAGTCACATACCAAGAAAAATTCTCTAAATCTTGCTCTACTTGAGATAAGTTAGTAGTTAATTTCCTACCAGAGACGCGAAAATCAGCTAATGTACCAAAATAATCTAATGTAAACTCATTAACTTGAGGCGTAGAAACCGGGATTACTCCTAAAGTTGTCCTTAAATAGGGATTAGTTTGGTTAATTTTATCGATTAATTGCGTTAAAGGATATTTTTTTCCCTCATCATTAGGTAAATGCTTTCCTCCCCATGCTTGAATTAGGGGTAATGGAAATAAATTATTGATTAAAACTATGCCACTAAGTCCAATAGCCGTAAATCTGACTCTATCAAACCATCTATTCTCAATTAAATGCAATAAATAAGCCAAAATCAAACTAATAACAGGAAAGACAGGCAGAATAAATCTAATATCTTTATTTGTGCCTAGGGAACAGAATATATAACTACTGAATAAGAAGATTAATAACCAATTTAAACCAGGTTGATGCCATATAGCTTTAATTGCTGCCTTTTTAAATTTATTTTTAATTAGATAAACCAATAAAATACCAATGCTAGTAAATAATATTGGTAATCCAATACTTTCAGGTAGCATATTTGGATAAACTAACCATCCAGCAAGAGTTGTGGCTGGTGGATCGCCTTCAGCTTTACCAACATTGTTAGCATTTAATGCAGAGGTAATAATCGTCAGCCAATTTAAGCCGTACCAAAAACCACAAATTAACCAAGCTACAGTTAAGGCTAAACCAGTTTGTAGCAATTTAATATATTGGCGTTTTCTAATAAAGCCAATAAATAGCCAAATACTAGGTACTAAAATAAAAATAAATCCTGTTGGTTTAGCCAGCATTATCAACCCTACTCCTAATCCTAGGCTTAGGGTTAATATCAAGGAATAAAAACCTGTAAAACTATCTTTCCAAACCGTTAAAATCGTAAAAGTAAAGATAACAACTGCCATTAACCCATAATCTAATAAATAATCTGTCCGCATAATTCCCAAAATAGGAAATAACAGACAAAATATGCTGGCGGTTATGCCCACCTGACTACGCTTAAATAAATATTTGCCTAAATGATATACAGATACAATAATTATTGCAGTAAATAATAAATTCACTAAAGTAGCCTGATCGTATCCTCTACCAAATAATAAGAAAAAAGGTACAGTACAAATATAAACAAAAGGTGCACGGTAACTCTGACTGCGCTGCCATAAAGATAACCACCAATCGCCAGAGAAAGGATTAAAATCTTGAAAAACTCGATAATGGTGTAATGCCATTGTTAAATGGGCACTTTGATCGTAAGCAGGGATAGATTCATCTAAGAAAAACCATGTCCTATCTATAATTAAGGCGATTAACCAAATTATGAATAATATGAAGTAATCTTTATTGACTCTAAAAAAATTGGGAGCAGCCATATTTATTAAACAAATTTAACCAAAGATTTTGTGCCACAAACTATCAATGCTTACATAGTTAAAACTATGAACTGATATCTTAAATTGTCTACCATCATCTTGACGTTCAATTTCTAGAAACAGATTCTTAGTCAGAAATTTAGTCTGATTGCTTTAGCCCTATACCGTATGTTAGTGCTGACGACTAACTCATCAAAATTGTTGTTGAGCATTAACTGCTGGTATTTTTCCTCTGGAAGGTATTTTAGTACTGAAGTGACACCTGAGTGGCGATCGCATCTCATTCATCATTCCTATTCTCAGCAGTCGTGATCGGAGTATACATTGCTGAGTTTTATTTTTTACTCCAAATGTTTTCCTTAAGCAATACCGCTAACTTGGCTTTAATACTGTTTACATAGGTGCTATACTTTGTGTCATTATTGATGCCCAGCCTCAACCTTTAGTTTAAGTATTAATCCACAATCTGTTAGGTAGAAGAAACTTGATCTATGCAATCAGCATCAATTTTAGGTTACGCAGTATAATCTAAAACTATATATTTTAGAAAAATACTTTAAAACTGCTGATGACAGCCATCACAGTAGAAATTATATTTAAATGAAATCAAAGTTATGATATGATTACAGCCATCTCTTGTAGATTTTTAAGTAAAAATACGGTAATATATAGCTCTTAATTATAGAAATATATACGTGAATTCTTAAACTTATGCATTGATAAAGTGTAGAAAAGTTTGCTGATTTTAACTATTTACAATTAGCAATAATTTTTCAGCCACTTACTGCAGAAAGTATCAGGATCAAAATCTCTAGCTGATAACCAAATAAAATTTTATTTGATGTCATTAGTAAAGAGTATCTAGCTTAACGACTAAGTTTATTTAAGCAATGAGAAACTATATTCGATTGAATGTAGTCTATTTATTTAATGGCATCAAACAGTAACAGTCGGAGAGTTAACAATTTAACTTTTTTTTAAAAAGAAAAAAATCACTCTCAGCAGTACAATATACCTGATAAACTATGAAACTGAATAATCCTTTCAATGCTAGGAGCGTATATGTAGCCTTCTATCTAGGCTAATTGGGGAGCTAACCTCTTGCGTAAAAGTAAAACAAAGCTTATTACTAAGAGGTAAAGAGTGTGCAAATTAATCAACTCATGAGACAAGGTAGCTGAGTCAATATCAGTAATCCTGCTAGCATAAACCTTATAAAAGTGCAGTCAATCATCGGATTGTACTGTTTCTTAGATTTAACTATTGATATTTACAAGTGCAAATACCAATCTTTGTGGTTTTGGGCTTGGGCATTCCACACTACCAAATACCCTATAGATAGGGTTCTCATCAAGCCAGATAATCTGGTGTTCAGAGAAACTTGTTATATCTATATTACCGATTGCTAAATTATCTGTTAATCTTGATTCAAATTTCAGGATTATCAGTAGTTATATTTGTATCTAAGTATCTAGAGAAAATGTGTTATAACTTACCGTCAGGTACTTAACTGATGGTTCGTCCCTTGAAGGAGCTATATTAAGTGGAAAACAGTAAGTCGTTTTTTTGGCCACAAGGAATATTGATTGCATTAGTTGGCTTAGTTGGGACTTTCAGTCTTGGCTTGATGATGCTTGTCAAACCAAATGCCTCTGATGCTCAAGGTCAGCCTAGTATAAGTGAAACCACTATATCTGCTCAAGCAGGAACTCAACAAAGGATAGAAAGTTTAAAGGCGACAATGCTGACAAGCTGGCAACAACAAGCACAAGCTAAGGGTATGGCTTATCCTTTACCAGCAAGTGTTGTAGGGGCGACCATCAAAGCAGCAAAACTCACTCAAGGACAAAAAGTCATTGCACTGACTTTTGATGACGGCCCTTGGCCTGAGAGTACTGCACAAGTATTAGATATTCTCAAAAAAAATGATATCAAAGCAACGTTTTTTGTAGTAGGGCAGAATGTCAAGAATTTTCCCGACATTTTAAAGCGGGTGGCAGCTGAAGGTCATACTGTTGCTAACCATACGTGGCATCACTGGTATCATTTTATGAATGCACAAACAGCTGCTTATGAAGTTGACAACACAACAGACATAATTTTTAAAACGACGGGTGTGAAAACAAATCTGTTTAGACCACCAGGAGGCATGATGCATAATGGTGTAGCTAATTATGCGAAAAATAGTAAGTATGCAGTAATCATGTGGTCTTCAGACTCTATGGACTACTCCCGTCCAAGTGTGCCACGGTTAATCAATAATGTTTTTAGGGAAGCAAAACCGGGCGGAATCGTGTTGATGCATGATGGTGGTGGCAATCGTTCCCAAACAGTAGAGGCTTTACCAACTATTATTGCCAGATTTAAGAAGGAAGGTTACAGTTTTGTGACTATTCCAGAACTTTTAGAAATGCAAGATAAAGACCAAAAGTTAATTGCTAATAAAAAGTAAAAGGTATCACTAATAATTTACTATTTAAGTTAACTTACAAATTAAAATACCCCACCTAAGCTTTAGGTATTGGTGTTAGCCTCTCAAAGCTTATGTGGGGTTTTGTTATGACCTATGAAAAAGGGTATGGGGCAATACAGTTCAGATAAGATCATTAGTGATTAATTTGTCACTTGGGAAAAAGCTAGCATAATTGGGGGATTCTCCCCCAAACCCCCGATTGGGTGACGGTTGCGTCCCCCAAACCCCCTCCAAAATTATTGTTCGGTTTTTTGTTGAGTAACTAGTTTTTTGGTTTTGTTATCAATTAATTTTCTTAACTGAACTGTATTGGGGCATAGGGCATGGGAAAATTTTCATGCTTGTTTGTGCCAAAATCTGCCGTGAATGGATAATTTGAAACAAAAGAGGGCGGGCTTTCCGTCCCACCCTACAAGAAGAATTTAGATTTTGATGATGTTAGGAAATCCCTAACAATTCCACTCAATTACTAAACTGTACTCAACTGTTTAATTTGGGGATTTGCTTCTGCACTATCAGCTTCGGAAGGTGGAACTAATTGCCAGAATTTAGGTAAGAATTCTTGCCAGTTTTGCAGAATTAACTTCGCTTTTGGTGAACCAGTGCGATCGCAATGGGTTTGAATTAATTCTTGCAGTTGTTTCTCCCCGGCTTCTGTGACTACTCGCTGAATTTTGACAATGTCCTTATTGACTAATTCAGGGAAAGAACCATCTTCATCCAAGAAGTAAGCTAATCCTCCAGTCATCCCCGCAGCAACGTTGCGCCCAACTTTACCCAGGACGACAATCACACCACCAGTCATATATTCACAGCAGTGATCGCCTGCGCCTTCAATGACTGCTAAACCTTTGGAGTTACGTACAGCAAAGCGTTCTCCTGCTAGACCGTTGGCAAATAGCACCCCACCTGTAGCACCGTAGAGGCAGGTATTGCCAATAATTACGTTTTGTGCAGGGTTATAGGTAGCATTAGCGGGAGGTTTGATGATGATTTCACCACCATGCATTCCTTTACCGACATAGTCGTTAGCTTCTCCTTCTAGACGGAGAATCATCCCAGGTAGGTTGAAAGCTCCAAAACTTTGCCCTACACTACCTTGGAAGTTGAGATGAATTTGTCCTGCGAAGCCGCTATCGCCATATTCAGATGCGATCGCACCTGCTAATCTTGCACCGACTGTTCTATCGGTGTTAACGATTTTCACAGTTTTAGCGATGGTAGATTGGTGAAAAATTGCCGCTTTAATATCTGGATCGGCTAGCAATTCATCATCTACAACCGGGCCGTTACTGTGAACTTCTTCATGCACTAACCAGCTACGGTCATTTTTGGTATCTGGTAGCTGCACTAAGCAGTTGAGATTGAGTGATTGGGTTTTGGCGAGTTTGATATCCTCACGCTGTTTTAGCAAATCTGCACGTCCAATGACTTCCGATAGCGAACGGTAGCCTAGTTTCGCCAACAGACTCCGCACTTCTTCTGCAATAAAGTAGAAGAAGTTGACCACATGTTCGGGCATACCGGAGAACCGTTTACGGAGTTCTTCTTTTTGGGAAGCAACACCTACAGGACAGTTATTGGTATGGCAAATCCGCGCCATAATACAGCCTTCAGCAATCATGGCGATGGAACCAAAACCGAATTCTTCACCGCCCATCAATGCACCGATTAGCACATCCCAGCCACTCTTGAGACCGCCATCTACACGCAAAATGACGCGATCGCGCAGGCTATTTTGCATCAGGACGCGATGTACTTCACTTAATCCGAGTTCCCACGGTGAACCCGCGTGTTTAATCGAACTTAGCGGTGACGCACCTGTACCGCCGTCATGACCAGAAATCTGGATGATATCAGCGTTAGCTTTCGCTACCCCAGCCGCAATGGTACCAATACCAATTTCTGCAACTAACTTCACAGATACCTGTGCTTTCGGGTTAATTTGATGCAGGTCAAAAATTAGCTGGGCGAGGTCTTCAATAGAGTAGATGTCATGGTGTGGTGGTGGGGAAATTAATGTGACACCAGGCTTGGAACGCCGCAACATCGCAATGTAAGGACTGACTTTCGGCCCTGGTAATTGTCCACCTTCCCCAGGCTTGGCACCTTGAGCAATTTTAATTTCAATTTGTTTGGCGCTAGCTAAGTAACCAGGTGTGACACCAAATCTTCCCGATGCAACTTGCTTAATGGCGCTGGAAGCTGTGTCACCATTCCGCAAACCTCTTAAGTGGGGGAGAGTAGCTGAGTGACCAGATTCATCAACATCATCCAAAACTTTGTAGCGGACTGGATCTTCGCCACCTTCCCCAGAGTTGGATTTACCACCAATCCTGTTCATGGCGATCGCTAAAGTTTCGTGGGCTTCTCTGGACAACGCACCTAAAGACATTCCACCTGTGCAGAAGCGTTTGACAATCTCGCTGACTGATTCCACTTCTTCTAAAGGAATGGAGGCGCGATCGCTTTGGAAATCTAACAAGTCACGCAAAGCCGTAACTGGGCGATTTTTCAGGTGTTCTTTGTACACTTCGTAGTGGTCGTATTGCTTCCCATCGACTGCTTTATGCAATGCTTTGGCCAGTTCGGGGCTATTCATGTGATATTCGCCGCCACGACGGTACTGCACAAAGCCCAAGTTTTCTAGTTTCTTAATTGTGAGTTCGGGGAAAGCTTTGTGATGGAAGGAGAGAATTTCCTGGGCTAAGTCACTGACAGTCAACCCACCAATGCGGGAAGCTGTACCTTTGAATCCTAGTTCTAGCAAATCTCTACCAATCCCAATAGCTTCAAAGATTTGCGCTGCTTGATAGCTGGACAGCAAAGAAATTCCCATTTTCGAGAGAATTTTTAGCAATCCAGAGGCGATGGCTTTGCGATAGTTAGCGATCGCTTGGTCTAGGGTAATGCTAGCAATTTGACCCCTAGCCATAAACTGCTGCGTCTTGGGATCGCCCCACCAATCGCGGACAGTATCTAAAGCCATGTAAGGACAAACTGCACCAGCCCCATAGCCAATCAAACAGCCAAAGTGATGAGTACTCCAACATTGAGCAGTATCAACAATCAGGGATGCTTTCATCCGCAACCCTTCACGGATCAGGTGATGGTGTACTGCACCTACAGCCAACAGTGGTGGAATATAGCTGTATTCGGTTCCTAGGGAAGAGCGATCGCTCAATATCAAAATCTTGGCACCCGCCCGTACTGATTCCGCAGCTTTGGCTTGTAAAGCCTCTACTGCTGCTTTTAAGCCTTCTGGCCCTGCAGCAATTTCAAATAAAGTTGACAATTGAGCAGTTGTAAAGCCAGAGAGTTTGATCGCCTCTAATTCTGCTTCGGTCAGGACTGGTGAATCTAGTTTGATTCTCTTAGCATATTCTGGCTTGACTTCTAGTAAGTTACCCCGTTCGCCTAGCTCGACTTTCAGAGACATAACTAGCTTTTCTCTGAGGGGGTCAATAGCTGGGTTGGTGACTTGAGCAAAGCGCTGCTTGAAATAGTCATACAGCAAGTGGGGTTTTTCAGACAACACTGCTAGGGGAATATCATCACCCATACAGAAGGTTGGCTCTGAACCTTGCATAGCCATTGGCTGAATCACCATTTCCACATCTTCTGTGGTGTAACCAAAGGCTACTTGATGTTGCAACAAGGTTTTTCTGTCAACTGTTTCTGCGGCTAGGTGTTCATTATTAGTTGCAGCATAGCCGTTACCGTTGCTGTTGGTTGCACCATTGCCATTACCATTGCTGGCTGCAGAATAATCAGCTACCAAGGATTTCAGGTCTTGGCGATACTTTTGCAACCATTCCCCATAGGGGTGTTGCTTGGCAATCCGCTGCTTAATCTCCCAATTTTTGAGCACTTCATTGGTAGTTAAATCCACGGCAATCATTTGCCCTGGGCCCAGTCTACCTTTTTCCACGATGCTAGCTTCCGGTAAATCTACTACACCAGCTTCGGAAGCGACGACGATGTAGTCATCTTTGGTGATTGCATAGCGAGCAGGTCTGAGTCCGTTACGATCTAATGTGGCACCAACTTTTTGCCCATCACTAAATACTAAAAGGGCTGGGCCGTCCCAAGCTTCTTGCAAGCCGCTGTAGTACTCGTAGAAATCGGTAATCTCAGGATAATCCTGTAATGAAGGCTGATTTTGATAAGCTTCTGGAACCAGCATCATCAAGCCTTCCAAAGGACTGCGTCCAGAACGCACCAATAGTTCTAAGACGTTATCTAAGGTGGCAGAGTCGCTGTTGTCAATATGAACTAAGGGCTTGAATTCCTCAATGCGAGACTCCTGCGGAGAGGCTGCGCCAACGCCCCAAACTGGATGGGCTAAACTCGCTTCTCGCGCCATCATCCAGTTAATATTACCCAATAAAGTGTTGATTTCGCCATTATGACCCAACAACCGCATTGGTTGTGCTAAGGGCCATTTGGGCATAGTGTTGGTGCTAAATCGGCGGTGATAAACAGCAAAGGCACTTTTGTAAGCGGGATTTTTTAAATCGAGATAAAAATCTCCCAACACCGCGGAACGCACCATGCCTTTATAGACAATTGTCCGGCTCGATAGAGAGCAAACGTAAAAATCCTCGGAGATGTTTTTTGCAGCTTTAAAAATGCGACGACGGGTAATATACAGCGCCCTTTCTAGTTCTTCACCACTTTTGTTGGCAGCAGCTAGAAAAATTTGCTCAATTTGGGGTTGATTTTCTTTTGCTTGTATCCCTAATGTCTCAGGCTTTACTGGAACTACGCGCCAGCCCAGTACCGTGAATTGTTCTTCAGCCGCAATTTCTTCAACCATTGCTCGGGATTTGGCGGCTGCTTGGGGGTCTTGGGGTAAAAAGATCATCCCCACAGCCAAATTACCTGTAGATGAAGATTCTATCCCCCTTTGGATATACTCTTGCTGGAACAACTCCCAAGGTATGGCGGTCAATATACCTGCACCATCCCCGGAATCTTGATCGGCACTACAACCACCCCGATGTTCTAAGCAAGTTAAGGCTGTTAAGGCTTTGGCAATAATTTCGTGGCTCGCAGAATTTTGGCGATGGGCGATGAATCCCACACCACAGGCATCTCTTTCCTCAACTAACCACCTTTGACCCTGATAACTATCTTTTTCCCTATCTGCAAATGACATGTTCTGCACTTGATTCCTTGGTGTATTATTCATAGCCTAATCCTGAAATGCTGAGTTACTAATTTTGCCGCCGCCAATGAGAAAAATTTCTAAGATTTCGCAATGGAGAATATAAACATTCACCGAAATTTAGGGAAAAAAAATTTTAACTTCGGTCAGTTGTTGTTGTTCTCCCGTGTTAAAATAATCGCGTTATTTTTTTATGTGTTTATGCTGAGTTAGACAAATTACTTTTGCCCTAAATGTCTTTATATTGATATCCTGCGTGAAGCTAAGTAGTTTCTCAATTCTTGCTTTTCCAGATGATGGCTATTTTTCAAGTAAAGCTAGTAATAGCTCACCTGAAACGAAAATCAATCTGATCGCTT contains the following coding sequences:
- the gltB gene encoding glutamate synthase large subunit codes for the protein MNNTPRNQVQNMSFADREKDSYQGQRWLVEERDACGVGFIAHRQNSASHEIIAKALTALTCLEHRGGCSADQDSGDGAGILTAIPWELFQQEYIQRGIESSSTGNLAVGMIFLPQDPQAAAKSRAMVEEIAAEEQFTVLGWRVVPVKPETLGIQAKENQPQIEQIFLAAANKSGEELERALYITRRRIFKAAKNISEDFYVCSLSSRTIVYKGMVRSAVLGDFYLDLKNPAYKSAFAVYHRRFSTNTMPKWPLAQPMRLLGHNGEINTLLGNINWMMAREASLAHPVWGVGAASPQESRIEEFKPLVHIDNSDSATLDNVLELLVRSGRSPLEGLMMLVPEAYQNQPSLQDYPEITDFYEYYSGLQEAWDGPALLVFSDGQKVGATLDRNGLRPARYAITKDDYIVVASEAGVVDLPEASIVEKGRLGPGQMIAVDLTTNEVLKNWEIKQRIAKQHPYGEWLQKYRQDLKSLVADYSAASNGNGNGATNSNGNGYAATNNEHLAAETVDRKTLLQHQVAFGYTTEDVEMVIQPMAMQGSEPTFCMGDDIPLAVLSEKPHLLYDYFKQRFAQVTNPAIDPLREKLVMSLKVELGERGNLLEVKPEYAKRIKLDSPVLTEAELEAIKLSGFTTAQLSTLFEIAAGPEGLKAAVEALQAKAAESVRAGAKILILSDRSSLGTEYSYIPPLLAVGAVHHHLIREGLRMKASLIVDTAQCWSTHHFGCLIGYGAGAVCPYMALDTVRDWWGDPKTQQFMARGQIASITLDQAIANYRKAIASGLLKILSKMGISLLSSYQAAQIFEAIGIGRDLLELGFKGTASRIGGLTVSDLAQEILSFHHKAFPELTIKKLENLGFVQYRRGGEYHMNSPELAKALHKAVDGKQYDHYEVYKEHLKNRPVTALRDLLDFQSDRASIPLEEVESVSEIVKRFCTGGMSLGALSREAHETLAIAMNRIGGKSNSGEGGEDPVRYKVLDDVDESGHSATLPHLRGLRNGDTASSAIKQVASGRFGVTPGYLASAKQIEIKIAQGAKPGEGGQLPGPKVSPYIAMLRRSKPGVTLISPPPHHDIYSIEDLAQLIFDLHQINPKAQVSVKLVAEIGIGTIAAGVAKANADIIQISGHDGGTGASPLSSIKHAGSPWELGLSEVHRVLMQNSLRDRVILRVDGGLKSGWDVLIGALMGGEEFGFGSIAMIAEGCIMARICHTNNCPVGVASQKEELRKRFSGMPEHVVNFFYFIAEEVRSLLAKLGYRSLSEVIGRADLLKQREDIKLAKTQSLNLNCLVQLPDTKNDRSWLVHEEVHSNGPVVDDELLADPDIKAAIFHQSTIAKTVKIVNTDRTVGARLAGAIASEYGDSGFAGQIHLNFQGSVGQSFGAFNLPGMILRLEGEANDYVGKGMHGGEIIIKPPANATYNPAQNVIIGNTCLYGATGGVLFANGLAGERFAVRNSKGLAVIEGAGDHCCEYMTGGVIVVLGKVGRNVAAGMTGGLAYFLDEDGSFPELVNKDIVKIQRVVTEAGEKQLQELIQTHCDRTGSPKAKLILQNWQEFLPKFWQLVPPSEADSAEANPQIKQLSTV